GGCGGCTGGATCACTGAGACCTACAGCTGGCGGTGGCTCTTCCTGATCAATGTCGCGCCCGGCGTGCTGGCGGCGGTAGGCGCTGCGCTACTGCTGCCGCGCGAGCGCGGGACGCGAAGACTGTGGCGGACCCTTGACGCCTTCGCCCTCGGCCTTCTGATGATCGGACTGACCGCGTTGGAAATCGGCCTGAAGGAAGCGCCGGACCGGGGCTGGCGCTCGCCCCTCGTCTTGAGCCTGTTGGCCTTGAGCGCCATGTCGCTGGCGGGATTCGTGCGCCGGGTCTTGGGCCGCGCGGCGCCGATTGTCGACCTGCGCACGTTGGCCGACCGCAACTTTGCGGTGGGTAGCCTGCTCAGCTTCGTCCTTGGCATCGGCCTCTTCGGCTCGGTCTATCTGATGCCTGTGTTCCTCGCCTTCGTGCGCGGGCACGAGGCGCTCAGGATCGGCGAGATCATGCTGGTGACCGGCGCGGCCCAGTTGCTCACCGCGCCCCTGGCCGTGGCGCTCGAGCGGCGGGTGGACGCCCGCCTGCTCTCGGGTTTCGGCTTCGCCCTGTTTGGCGTCGGCCTGGCGATGAGCGCGCGGCAGACGGGGGCCACCGACTTCGACGAGATGCTCCTGCCTCAGGCGGTGCGTGGCGTGGCGATCATGTTCTGCTTGCTGCCCCCCACCCGCCTGGCCCTCGGCCAGCTGGCGGCCGAGCGGGTCCCGGACGCCAGCGGCCTGTTCAACCTGATGCGCAACCTGGGCGGCGCCATCGGCCTGGCGCTGATCGACACCGTGATCTACGGCCGCCTGCCGCACCACGCCGCCGCCATCGCCCAGAGCCTGCAGGCCGGCGACCGGGCGACCGCGCAGGACGTGGGGATTCCGCTGGCGCTGTTCGACGCGCGTCCGCAGGGCCCGCTCGATCCCGCGACGGCGGCGATCCTGCAGTCGATGATCGAGAAGCTCGCCCTGGTGCGATCGATCAACGAGGCCTGGGCCCTAGTGGCGGTGCTGACCTTCGCGGCTTTGCTGGCGGTTCCCGTCGCGAAGCCGGCAGCGGCGGTCGAACGAGGCTAGCCATCGCTACTGCTAAGCAAGCGGTAGGGCACAGTAGTCGCGAGCGCCGCGACATTCGACACAAGTGGACGTCCCCGACGTCTCCGTTGAGTCAGCTCCTACCATTGGGCTTCGGCCGCACCTCAGGTCGGCGGTAGCAGCACCAAGCTTCCGAGAAGCGGACTCTCCCGAGGACC
This genomic stretch from Phenylobacterium sp. LH3H17 harbors:
- a CDS encoding DHA2 family efflux MFS transporter permease subunit: MHAQTTPDPTAADGPPVRLGTWAGFALMCLGMFMAILDVQVVATSLPTIQRALAVPAEQMSWIQTAYLTAEVTAIPLTGFLTRWLSMRWLFVVGVSLFTAASVGCAASGDFTQLIALRVLQGFSGGVLIPAVFSAVFLLFPMRRQAVATTMAGVLAVLAPTVGPIVGGWITETYSWRWLFLINVAPGVLAAVGAALLLPRERGTRRLWRTLDAFALGLLMIGLTALEIGLKEAPDRGWRSPLVLSLLALSAMSLAGFVRRVLGRAAPIVDLRTLADRNFAVGSLLSFVLGIGLFGSVYLMPVFLAFVRGHEALRIGEIMLVTGAAQLLTAPLAVALERRVDARLLSGFGFALFGVGLAMSARQTGATDFDEMLLPQAVRGVAIMFCLLPPTRLALGQLAAERVPDASGLFNLMRNLGGAIGLALIDTVIYGRLPHHAAAIAQSLQAGDRATAQDVGIPLALFDARPQGPLDPATAAILQSMIEKLALVRSINEAWALVAVLTFAALLAVPVAKPAAAVERG